A window of the Pseudomonas sp. B21_DOA genome harbors these coding sequences:
- a CDS encoding MAPEG family protein — protein sequence MTVALWCVLIAIFLPYVCTIVAKATGGFRLKDNYDPRDFLDSVDGVARRAHAAQLNSFEVTPAFAAAVIVAHLVGTAQLVTVNVLAVLFITSRLLYIICYLADWAALRSVVWFIGMGLIASFFFVSI from the coding sequence ATGACAGTGGCTCTGTGGTGTGTGTTGATCGCGATTTTCCTGCCTTACGTGTGCACGATCGTGGCGAAGGCCACCGGCGGTTTCCGCTTGAAGGACAATTACGATCCACGGGATTTTCTCGATAGCGTCGATGGCGTCGCCCGTCGCGCCCATGCGGCGCAGTTGAACAGCTTTGAAGTCACACCGGCGTTTGCCGCCGCGGTGATCGTCGCACATCTGGTCGGCACTGCGCAGCTGGTGACGGTCAATGTGCTGGCGGTGCTGTTTATCACCAGTCGCCTGCTGTACATCATCTGCTACCTGGCTGACTGGGCTGCACTGCGTTCGGTGGTGTGGTTTATCGGGATGGGGCTGATTGCTTCGTTTTTCTTTGTGTCGATCTGA
- a CDS encoding sodium:proton antiporter, translated as MLELVAAFICLTTLLTFVNFRFIGLPPTIGVMVTALLFSLLLQGLSVLGFPGLEDRVQQLIGQIDFGDLLMNWMLSFLLFAGALHVNLNDLRSYRWPIGLLATFGVLIATVVIGSLAFYIFALFGWHVSFLYCLLFGALISPTDPIAVLGVLRTANASKPLKTTIVGESLFNDGTAVVVFTVLLGIAQLGETPTVSATAMLFVHEAIGGVLFGGLIGYLVYRMIKSVEQHQITVMLTLALVIGGSAMSTELHVSAPIAMVVAGLIIGNLGRNLAMNDMTRRYLDGFWELLDDMLNALLFALIGMELLLLPFNWLHMAAAGLLAVAILLSRLLTVAPAILLLRRWRSVPAGTIRILTWGGLRGGVSVALALALPLGPERDLLLSITYIVVLSSILLQGLTIGKLVKHATRNEPASVPEPAHH; from the coding sequence ATGCTTGAACTTGTCGCCGCTTTCATCTGCCTCACCACCCTCCTGACTTTCGTCAATTTCCGCTTTATCGGCTTGCCGCCGACCATCGGCGTGATGGTTACCGCCCTGCTGTTCTCATTGCTCCTGCAAGGTCTCAGCGTGCTCGGCTTTCCCGGCCTCGAAGACCGCGTGCAGCAACTGATCGGCCAGATCGATTTCGGTGATCTGCTGATGAACTGGATGCTTTCGTTCCTGCTGTTCGCCGGCGCTCTGCACGTCAACTTGAATGACTTGCGCAGCTACCGTTGGCCGATCGGTCTGCTGGCCACCTTCGGTGTGTTGATCGCCACCGTAGTGATCGGCAGCCTGGCGTTCTACATTTTTGCCCTGTTCGGCTGGCACGTGAGCTTCCTCTACTGCCTGTTGTTCGGTGCGCTGATCTCACCGACCGACCCGATTGCCGTGCTCGGCGTGTTGCGTACCGCCAACGCCTCGAAACCACTTAAAACCACCATCGTCGGCGAATCGCTATTCAACGACGGCACGGCTGTCGTGGTCTTCACCGTGCTGCTGGGCATCGCGCAACTGGGCGAAACCCCGACCGTCAGTGCCACGGCCATGCTCTTCGTCCACGAGGCGATCGGCGGTGTGTTGTTCGGCGGACTGATCGGCTATCTGGTCTATCGGATGATCAAAAGCGTCGAGCAGCACCAGATCACCGTGATGCTGACCCTGGCCCTGGTGATCGGCGGTTCGGCGATGTCCACCGAATTGCACGTTTCGGCGCCGATTGCGATGGTGGTGGCCGGTCTGATCATCGGCAACCTCGGGCGCAATCTGGCGATGAACGACATGACCCGCCGCTATCTGGACGGTTTCTGGGAATTGCTCGATGACATGCTCAACGCGCTGCTGTTTGCGCTGATCGGCATGGAGCTGTTGCTGCTGCCGTTCAACTGGCTGCACATGGCCGCCGCAGGCCTGCTGGCGGTGGCGATTCTGCTGTCGCGCCTGCTCACCGTGGCCCCGGCGATCCTGCTGCTGCGGCGCTGGCGCTCGGTGCCGGCCGGGACCATCCGCATCCTGACCTGGGGTGGTCTGCGCGGCGGTGTTTCGGTGGCACTGGCGCTGGCCCTGCCGCTGGGCCCGGAGCGCGATCTGCTGCTGAGCATCACCTACATCGTGGTGCTGTCGTCGATCCTGCTGCAGGGCCTGACCATCGGCAAACTGGTCAAGCACGCAACGCGCAATGAGCCGGCCAGCGTGCCTGAGCCAGCCCACCACTGA
- a CDS encoding formate/nitrite transporter family protein has protein sequence MTTPTSDKTPDLSAKEQHEVEKSQPPRAAVLHEIIRTQGDQELERSIAALWWSALAAGLTMGLSLMGMGLLNSRLPDGDEFKVIASFGYCAGFLAVILARQQLFTENTLTAVLPVMTKPTLKNFLRLIRLWTVVLVGNLCGTILVAYVMLELPIFDSKTDVAFLEIGRKVMEHSASQMFAKGIVSGWMIATMVWMIPSMESAKMWIIILITYFMALGDFTHIVVGSAEVSYLVFAGELPWSDFWAVFAAPTLAGNIIGGSFIFALISHAQIRSESGAPKESADQAVKPDPQSIKK, from the coding sequence ATGACCACCCCCACCAGCGACAAGACCCCCGACCTCTCGGCCAAGGAGCAGCACGAAGTCGAGAAGAGCCAGCCGCCGCGCGCGGCCGTTCTGCATGAAATCATCCGCACCCAGGGCGATCAGGAACTGGAGCGCAGCATTGCCGCGCTGTGGTGGTCGGCGCTGGCGGCGGGCCTGACCATGGGCCTGTCCTTGATGGGCATGGGATTGCTCAATTCACGCCTGCCCGATGGCGACGAATTCAAGGTGATCGCCAGTTTCGGCTACTGCGCCGGTTTCCTCGCGGTGATCCTTGCGCGCCAGCAATTGTTCACCGAAAACACCCTGACCGCCGTGCTGCCGGTGATGACCAAGCCGACGCTGAAGAATTTCCTGCGCCTGATCCGTCTGTGGACAGTGGTATTGGTCGGCAACCTCTGCGGGACGATTCTGGTGGCCTACGTGATGCTGGAACTGCCGATCTTCGACAGCAAGACCGACGTCGCTTTCCTCGAAATCGGCCGCAAGGTCATGGAACACAGCGCCAGTCAGATGTTCGCCAAGGGCATCGTCTCCGGCTGGATGATCGCCACCATGGTCTGGATGATCCCGTCCATGGAGAGCGCGAAGATGTGGATCATCATCCTCATCACTTACTTCATGGCGCTGGGCGACTTCACCCACATCGTCGTCGGATCGGCGGAAGTGTCGTATCTGGTGTTTGCCGGCGAGTTGCCGTGGAGTGACTTCTGGGCAGTGTTCGCCGCGCCGACGCTGGCGGGAAACATCATCGGCGGCAGTTTCATCTTCGCGCTGATCAGCCATGCGCAGATTCGCAGCGAAAGTGGTGCGCCGAAGGAGTCTGCGGATCAGGCTGTTAAGCCCGATCCGCAGTCGATCAAGAAATGA
- the ahcY gene encoding adenosylhomocysteinase encodes MSAVNTPADFTDYKVADMSLAAWGRRETIIAESEMPALMGLRRKYASEQPLKGAKILGCIHMTIQTAVLIETLVALGAEVRWSSCNIFSTQDQAAAAIAAAGIPVFAWKGETEEEYEWCLEQTILKDGQPWDANMILDDGGDLTELLHKKYPQVLDRVHGVTEETTTGVHRLLDMLAKGELKIPAINVNDSVTKSKNDNKYGCRHSLNDAIKRGTDHLLSGKQALVIGYGDVGKGSAQSLRQEGMIVKVSEVDPICAMQACMDGFELVSPFIDGINDGSEASIDKALLGKIDLIVTTTGNVNVCDANMLKALKKRAVVCNIGHFDNEIDTAFMRKNWAWEEVKPQVHKVHRTGAGSFDPQNDDYLILLAEGRLVNLGNATGHPSRIMDGSFANQVLAQIFLFGQKYADLSPAQKAERLTVEVLPKKLDEEVALEMVRGFGGVVTQLTKQQADYIGVTVEGPFKPHAYRY; translated from the coding sequence ATGAGCGCTGTCAACACGCCTGCAGATTTTACCGATTACAAAGTTGCCGACATGTCCCTGGCTGCCTGGGGCCGTCGCGAAACCATCATCGCCGAATCGGAAATGCCTGCCCTGATGGGTCTGCGCCGCAAATACGCTTCCGAGCAGCCGCTCAAGGGCGCGAAAATCCTCGGCTGCATCCACATGACCATTCAGACCGCCGTGCTGATCGAAACCCTGGTTGCCCTGGGTGCCGAAGTACGCTGGTCGTCCTGCAACATTTTCTCTACTCAGGATCAGGCCGCTGCCGCAATCGCTGCTGCCGGTATTCCGGTGTTCGCCTGGAAAGGCGAGACTGAAGAAGAGTACGAGTGGTGCCTGGAGCAGACCATCCTCAAGGATGGCCAGCCTTGGGACGCCAACATGATCCTCGACGACGGCGGCGACCTGACCGAGCTGCTGCACAAGAAATACCCGCAAGTGCTCGATCGCGTTCACGGCGTGACCGAAGAAACCACCACTGGCGTACACCGTCTGCTGGACATGCTGGCCAAGGGCGAGCTGAAAATCCCGGCCATCAACGTCAACGACTCGGTGACCAAGTCCAAGAACGACAACAAGTACGGCTGCCGTCACAGCCTGAACGATGCAATCAAGCGCGGCACCGACCACCTGCTGTCCGGCAAGCAAGCGCTGGTCATCGGTTACGGTGACGTGGGCAAGGGCTCGGCTCAGTCGCTGCGTCAGGAAGGCATGATCGTCAAAGTGTCGGAAGTCGACCCGATCTGCGCCATGCAGGCCTGCATGGACGGCTTCGAACTGGTGTCGCCGTTCATCGACGGTATCAACGACGGTTCCGAAGCGAGCATCGACAAAGCACTGCTGGGCAAGATCGACCTGATCGTGACCACCACCGGTAACGTCAATGTTTGCGACGCGAACATGCTCAAGGCCCTGAAGAAGCGCGCCGTGGTCTGCAACATCGGTCACTTCGACAACGAAATCGACACCGCTTTCATGCGCAAGAACTGGGCATGGGAAGAAGTCAAGCCACAGGTGCACAAGGTTCACCGCACCGGCGCTGGCAGCTTCGATCCACAGAACGACGACTACCTGATCCTGCTGGCCGAAGGCCGCTTGGTGAATCTGGGCAACGCCACCGGTCACCCGAGCCGCATCATGGACGGTTCGTTCGCCAACCAGGTCCTGGCACAGATCTTCCTGTTCGGCCAGAAATACGCCGACCTGTCGCCAGCACAGAAAGCCGAGCGCCTGACCGTTGAAGTGCTGCCGAAGAAACTCGACGAAGAAGTGGCTCTGGAAATGGTCCGCGGCTTCGGCGGCGTGGTCACCCAACTGACCAAGCAACAGGCTGACTACATCGGCGTCACCGTCGAAGGCCCGTTCAAGCCGCACGCCTATCGCTATTAA
- the metF gene encoding methylenetetrahydrofolate reductase [NAD(P)H]: MSQDRRYSFEFFPTKTDAGQEKLLATARQLATYNPDFFSCTYGAGGSTRDRTLNTVLQLESEVKVPAAPHLSCVGDSKDDLRGLLNEYKAAGIKRIVALRGDLPSGMGMTSGELRHANELVEFIREETADHFHIEVAAYPEMHPQARNYEDDLANFVRKAKAGADSAITQYFFNADSYFYFVDRLQALGVDLPIVPGIMPITNYSKLARFSDACGAEIPRWIRKQLEAYGDDTLSIQRFGEQVVSEMCERLLQGGAPGLHFYSMNQAEPSLAIWNNLKLPR, from the coding sequence ATGTCCCAAGACCGTCGCTACAGCTTCGAGTTTTTCCCGACCAAGACCGATGCCGGGCAAGAAAAGCTGCTCGCCACTGCCCGTCAGTTGGCCACTTACAACCCTGATTTCTTTTCCTGCACCTACGGCGCTGGCGGTTCGACCCGTGATCGCACGCTCAACACCGTGTTGCAGCTGGAAAGCGAAGTCAAAGTTCCCGCCGCTCCGCACCTGTCGTGCGTCGGTGACAGCAAGGACGATCTGCGCGGCCTGCTGAACGAATACAAGGCTGCCGGCATCAAGCGCATCGTTGCCCTGCGTGGCGACCTGCCGTCCGGCATGGGCATGACCAGCGGTGAGCTGCGTCACGCCAACGAGCTGGTGGAATTCATTCGCGAAGAAACCGCCGATCACTTCCACATCGAAGTCGCCGCTTACCCGGAAATGCATCCACAAGCGCGCAACTACGAAGACGATCTCGCCAACTTCGTGCGCAAGGCAAAGGCCGGTGCCGACAGCGCGATCACCCAATACTTCTTCAACGCCGACAGCTATTTCTACTTCGTCGACCGTTTGCAGGCGCTGGGCGTGGATCTGCCAATCGTGCCGGGGATCATGCCGATCACCAACTACAGCAAGCTAGCGCGCTTCTCCGATGCCTGCGGTGCGGAAATCCCGCGCTGGATCCGCAAACAACTGGAAGCCTACGGCGACGACACGCTAAGCATTCAACGCTTTGGCGAACAAGTCGTCAGCGAAATGTGCGAACGCCTGCTGCAGGGCGGCGCACCGGGGCTGCATTTTTATTCCATGAACCAGGCCGAACCTAGCCTGGCGATCTGGAATAACCTGAAGTTGCCGCGTTGA
- a CDS encoding transporter substrate-binding domain-containing protein, whose translation MPLITQLFAVLVFACLSFAARGEKLRIVTEPWAPYVYEQGGQNLGLDYETTAIVFKRLGIEVEWQFLPWKRCLSMLETGQADGALDIFHSAERDATLLYPSEPLSDVEFVMFYANDRPHPFRTLEQLKGLTIGTSPGYLYSPDFSQSELFTREPAPTHEANFGKLVRGRIDLLITDRRVGQHLLDELNIRDLITENPTVISRQSQFLAVRRNAGMDLLVQRFGAELKRFKREPAYAELSARYGAAPVDNASLRSATGSGKTVEQQESSAQ comes from the coding sequence ATGCCTTTGATCACGCAGTTATTCGCCGTGCTGGTTTTTGCTTGCCTGAGCTTCGCCGCTCGGGGCGAGAAGTTGCGTATTGTCACCGAGCCCTGGGCGCCGTACGTGTACGAACAGGGCGGGCAGAATCTCGGGCTGGACTACGAAACCACCGCCATCGTGTTCAAGCGTCTGGGCATTGAAGTCGAATGGCAGTTCCTGCCGTGGAAGCGCTGCCTGTCGATGCTCGAAACCGGTCAGGCCGACGGTGCGCTGGACATCTTTCACAGCGCAGAGCGTGACGCCACCCTGCTCTATCCCAGCGAACCGTTGTCCGACGTCGAATTCGTGATGTTCTACGCCAACGACCGGCCACATCCTTTCCGCACCCTCGAACAACTCAAAGGCCTGACCATCGGCACCTCGCCGGGTTATCTGTACAGCCCTGACTTCAGCCAGTCGGAGCTGTTTACCCGGGAGCCGGCGCCAACCCATGAAGCCAACTTCGGCAAACTGGTACGCGGGCGTATCGACCTGCTGATTACCGATCGCCGCGTCGGTCAGCATTTGCTCGATGAGCTGAATATTCGCGATCTGATCACGGAAAACCCGACGGTTATCAGCCGTCAGAGCCAGTTTCTTGCGGTTCGGCGCAATGCCGGTATGGATTTGCTGGTGCAGCGATTCGGTGCCGAACTCAAGCGTTTCAAGCGCGAACCAGCCTACGCCGAGCTCAGCGCGCGCTATGGCGCTGCGCCCGTCGACAATGCCTCACTGCGCTCAGCCACGGGCAGCGGCAAAACCGTTGAGCAGCAGGAAAGCAGCGCGCAGTGA
- a CDS encoding YceI family protein, translating into MLKKTLAALAIGSAVLSANVMAADYVVDKEGQHAFVDFKISHLGYSYITGTFKDIDGKFSFDAAKPEDSKIEFNVNTASVFTNHAERDKHIASADFLNASKFGKATFVSTSVKSTGANTADVTGDLTLLGVTKPVVVKATFLGEGKDPWGGYRAGFEGTTTIKRSDFGKQKDLGPKSDAVELYVSFEGVKAK; encoded by the coding sequence ATGTTGAAAAAGACTCTGGCCGCTCTGGCAATCGGTTCCGCCGTGCTGTCCGCCAACGTAATGGCTGCTGACTACGTAGTAGACAAGGAAGGCCAGCACGCCTTCGTCGACTTCAAGATCAGCCACCTGGGCTACAGCTACATCACCGGTACCTTCAAGGACATCGACGGCAAGTTCAGCTTCGACGCTGCCAAGCCTGAAGACAGCAAGATCGAATTCAACGTGAACACTGCCAGCGTGTTCACCAACCACGCCGAGCGCGACAAGCACATCGCCAGCGCTGACTTCCTCAACGCCAGCAAATTCGGCAAGGCCACTTTCGTTTCCACCAGCGTCAAATCCACCGGTGCCAACACCGCTGACGTGACCGGCGACCTGACCCTGCTGGGCGTGACCAAGCCAGTTGTCGTCAAGGCCACCTTCCTGGGCGAAGGCAAGGATCCATGGGGCGGCTACCGTGCCGGCTTCGAAGGCACCACCACCATCAAGCGTTCCGATTTCGGCAAGCAGAAAGACCTCGGTCCGAAGTCCGATGCGGTCGAGTTGTATGTTTCGTTTGAAGGTGTGAAAGCGAAATAA
- a CDS encoding cytochrome b, with the protein MQLRNSSSRYGWVSIFMHWGVALAVFGLFALGLWMVGLDYYSTWRKDAPDLHKSIGLVLLGVMLLRVLWRFISPPPSTLQSYSRMTRIGAKFGHGFLYLALFAVMIAGYLISTADGVGIPVFGLFEVPALLSGLPDQADTAGVIHLWLAWALVIFSGLHALAALKHHFIDRDATLTRMLGRKA; encoded by the coding sequence ATGCAGCTACGTAACTCTTCTTCGCGCTATGGTTGGGTCAGCATCTTCATGCACTGGGGCGTGGCGCTGGCGGTCTTCGGGCTGTTCGCGCTGGGTTTGTGGATGGTCGGGCTGGATTACTACAGCACCTGGCGCAAAGACGCGCCGGACCTGCACAAGAGCATCGGTCTGGTGCTGCTCGGTGTGATGCTGTTGCGGGTGCTGTGGCGCTTCATCAGCCCACCGCCTTCTACGCTGCAAAGCTACAGCCGCATGACCCGTATCGGCGCCAAGTTCGGCCACGGGTTTCTGTATCTGGCGCTGTTCGCTGTGATGATTGCCGGTTACCTGATTTCCACCGCAGACGGTGTCGGGATCCCGGTGTTTGGCCTGTTTGAAGTCCCTGCTCTGCTCTCCGGACTACCGGATCAGGCAGATACCGCTGGGGTGATTCATCTGTGGCTGGCGTGGGCACTGGTAATTTTTTCCGGTCTCCATGCGTTGGCAGCATTGAAGCACCACTTTATCGATCGTGATGCGACCCTCACTCGAATGCTCGGTCGCAAAGCCTGA
- a CDS encoding flavin monoamine oxidase family protein: MSVGWLRACALVMLGLFSVTALAKDKTAIVIGGGLSGLTAAYELQNKGWQVTLLEAKPSLGGRSGMATSEWIGNDKTQPVLNKYVSTFKLGTTPAPEFVRTPSYLIDGDYFSATDLATKQPATADALKRYQKTLDDLARSIDDPQNPAATATLHALDQITVSSWLDKQNLPATARQLINQDIRTHYDEPSRLSLLYFAQQNRVYRGVSDRDLRASRLVGGSQVLAQAFVKQIKTIKTSSPVSAIIQDKDGVTVKVGSVGYQADYVVLAVPLRALNKISLTPALDAQHLAAIKGTNYGWRDQIMLKFKTPVWESKSRMSGEIYSNAGLGMLWIEPALKGGANVVINLSGDNARVMQAFGDKQMVDQVLIRLHAFYPQARGSFTGYEIRRYSTDPSMGGAYLAYGPGQISKFWRLWERPLQRVAFAGEHTDTLYPGTLEGALRTGQRAASQVEDLAAGKSFEPVKVVPAAAAAGAAGAVAAKKGNFFTNLFGGSDDEKKPEPAKAPEPAPAPVAPAPAPTPAPAPAPVEAPKPAAPVKAEPAKKAATKPAAKKPAAKTDTKKPAAKPAAKKAEPAKKPAAKPAATTETKAQ; the protein is encoded by the coding sequence CGTGATCGGCGGCGGCCTCTCGGGTCTGACCGCTGCTTACGAGCTGCAGAACAAGGGCTGGCAGGTCACCCTGCTGGAAGCCAAACCGAGCCTGGGCGGTCGCTCGGGCATGGCCACCAGCGAGTGGATCGGCAACGATAAGACCCAGCCGGTGCTGAACAAGTACGTGTCGACCTTCAAGCTCGGCACCACGCCGGCGCCGGAATTCGTGCGTACGCCGAGCTATCTGATCGACGGTGATTATTTCTCCGCTACCGATCTGGCCACCAAGCAGCCAGCCACCGCCGACGCACTCAAGCGCTACCAGAAGACCCTCGACGATCTGGCGCGCTCGATCGACGATCCGCAGAACCCGGCGGCGACTGCCACCCTGCATGCGCTGGATCAGATCACCGTATCGAGCTGGCTCGACAAGCAGAACCTGCCGGCCACCGCGCGTCAGTTGATCAACCAGGACATCCGCACCCACTACGACGAACCTTCGCGTCTGTCGCTGCTGTATTTCGCTCAGCAGAACCGCGTCTATCGCGGCGTTTCCGACCGCGACCTGCGCGCCTCGCGTCTGGTCGGCGGCAGCCAGGTACTGGCCCAGGCCTTCGTCAAACAGATCAAGACCATCAAGACCAGCTCGCCGGTCTCGGCCATCATCCAGGACAAGGACGGCGTGACCGTCAAAGTCGGCAGCGTCGGCTATCAGGCTGACTACGTGGTGCTGGCGGTGCCGTTGCGCGCACTGAACAAGATCTCGCTGACCCCGGCGCTGGATGCCCAGCATCTGGCGGCGATCAAGGGCACCAACTACGGCTGGCGCGACCAGATCATGCTGAAGTTCAAGACGCCAGTGTGGGAAAGCAAATCGCGCATGTCCGGCGAGATCTACAGCAACGCAGGTTTAGGCATGCTCTGGATCGAACCGGCGCTGAAGGGCGGCGCCAACGTGGTGATCAACCTGTCCGGCGACAACGCCCGTGTGATGCAGGCATTCGGCGACAAGCAGATGGTCGATCAGGTGCTGATCCGTCTGCACGCGTTTTATCCACAGGCCCGTGGCTCGTTCACCGGTTATGAAATCCGTCGCTACAGCACCGACCCGTCGATGGGCGGCGCCTACCTGGCTTACGGCCCGGGGCAGATCAGCAAGTTCTGGCGCCTGTGGGAACGTCCGCTGCAACGCGTGGCGTTCGCCGGCGAACACACCGACACCTTGTACCCGGGCACTCTGGAAGGCGCACTGCGCACCGGCCAGCGCGCGGCCAGCCAGGTTGAAGATCTGGCGGCCGGCAAGTCGTTCGAACCGGTCAAAGTGGTTCCGGCTGCAGCAGCGGCAGGCGCAGCGGGCGCGGTGGCGGCGAAGAAGGGCAACTTCTTCACTAACCTCTTCGGCGGTTCGGATGACGAGAAAAAGCCTGAGCCTGCGAAAGCGCCAGAGCCAGCACCTGCTCCGGTCGCTCCAGCGCCTGCACCGACCCCGGCACCTGCGCCAGCGCCGGTGGAAGCACCGAAGCCAGCGGCCCCGGTAAAAGCCGAGCCGGCAAAGAAAGCAGCGACCAAGCCTGCGGCGAAGAAGCCTGCAGCCAAAACCGATACGAAAAAGCCGGCTGCCAAACCCGCAGCAAAAAAGGCTGAACCGGCGAAGAAGCCAGCGGCCAAGCCAGCAGCGACGACCGAGACCAAGGCGCAGTAA